One genomic region from Enoplosus armatus isolate fEnoArm2 chromosome 17, fEnoArm2.hap1, whole genome shotgun sequence encodes:
- the LOC139300774 gene encoding volume-regulated anion channel subunit LRRC8D, which translates to MFSLSELAPLNQHQSRSKLLKPWWEVFMDYLVVLMLMASVLACTEQLSRDRVVCIPVDPLVAANASGDVAPTPSPKPPTHVPRNISPNLHSTARGRRTHLVYQQYVYISQVCYHEALPLCSRFFPYMALLQSLVLVASGFFWLHFPHTSARIEHFLAILAKCCESPWTSQALSHAAREEEVVVEERRPPQPPPSSTSSSPPVTRTRRSSLDSGTHSPLLKRSDSASYANPPSPCPSTLSCNSTTSSVSLGYPVHFPSSKPSVMVDSPRQVISLDKSDGEQARALFERVRTFRSHCESSDAIYKVYLAQTIFKLLMVTLIVSYTIPLLSSFSFTHTCHPEEHALVGYTTFECIHVLSSLLRKLLVAYLTLLGLYGLLNFYTLGWVLHSSLRQYSFHSLKELCSLRDVPDLRNDLAFLLHMLDQYDPLLAQRLSVFLSPVSESRLLEESLERRWGEEKLRAMTSVDAEGCSRLQLVALPRLPPALFTLSQLQVLKLELITDARFAAQVANMTSLRELHLYHCTAAVDPSALGVFQERLEVLHLTFTQVSEIPSWVLSLRSLHELHLSGRLSSDGGMGRSWALGSLRQLRHLRVLVIRGMLQRIPGELCEVAGSLVRLEIYNEGTRLLVLTGLKRMVDLTELLLQDCQLERLPSALLALTNLRTLNLQHNNLRTLEELLSLAHLRRLSCLRLAYNRVLALPASVGVLRGLELLDLSNNRLQSLPPALFTLRCLRRLFLAGNLLEELPAEVKALQLLTELDLSGNRLERLPPELFNSCLELRILNVAYNSLSSLPRGIAALSQLGRMDLRSNNLEELPAELGCCSGLHGGGLLVEDWLFLSLPPHVRDSLSRSCPPSGTYSEGHSRPESDSFPYFSPTQWSFSSALESQI; encoded by the exons ATGTTTTCCCTGTCAGAGCTGGCGCCTCTGAACCAGCATCAGAGCAGGTCTAAACTGCTGAAGCCCTGGTGGGAGGTCTTCATGGATTACCTGGTGGTCCTGATGCTGATGGCGTCTGTCCTGGCTTGTACTGAGCAGCTGTCCAGGGACCGAGTGGTGTGCATTCCCGTGGATCCACTTGTCGCCGCAAATGCGAGTGGGGATGTGGCACCGACTCCATCTCCAAAGCCCCCAACCCATGTTCCACGCAACATCAGCCCAAATCTTCATTCTACAGCCCGGGGTCGACGCACGCATCTGGTCTACCAGCAGTACGTTTACATTAGCCAG GTTTGCTACCATGAGGCCTTGCCTTTGTGCTCCCGCTTCTTCCCCTACATGGCCTTGCTGCAGTCTCTAGTACTGGTGGCCAGCGGCTTCTTCTGGCTCCACTTCCCCCACACCTCGGCCCGCATAGAGCACTTCCTGGCCATCTTGGCAAAGTGCTGCGAGTCGCCCTGGACATCTCAGGCCCTGTCCCATGCCgcccgggaggaggaggtggtggtggaggagagacGACCgccccaacctcctccctcttcaACTTCATCTTCACCCCCGGTGACCCGCACAAGACGATCAAGTTTGGACTCTGGCACACACAGCCCACTTTTGAAGAGGTCAGACAGTGCGTCCTATGCCAACCCTCCCTCCCCATGCCCATCCACCCTCTCCTGTAACTCCACCACGTCCTCTGTATCCCTTGGCTACCCTGTGCACTTTCCTTCCTCCAAGCCCTCGGTCATGGTTGACAGTCCCAGGCAGGTAATCAGTCTGGATAAAAGTGACGGGGAACAGGCCAGGGCACTGTTCGAAAGGGTCAGGACATTTCGGTCCCACTGCGAAAGCTCAGATGCCATCTATAAG GTCTACTTGGCTCAGACGATATTCAAATTGCTGATGGTAACGCTGATCGTGAGTTACACCATCCCTCTTCtcagctccttctccttcacccACACCTGCCACCCTGAGGAACACGCCTTGGTGGGCTACACTACCTTTGAGTGTATCCACGTGCTCTCCTCCCTTCTACGTAAACTGCTGGTGGCGTACCTGACCCTGCTGGGGCTGTACGGCCTGCTGAACTTTTACACCCTCGGCTGGGTTTTACACAG CTCTCTACGGCAGTATTCCTTCCACTCACTGAAGGAGCTGTGCTCCCTGAGAGATGTCCCTGACCTGAGAAATGACCTGGCCTTTCTTTTACACATGTTAGACCAGTATGACCCTTTGCTGGCCCAGCGTCTGTCCGTCTTCTTGTCCCCTGTCAGTGAAAGCAGGCTGCTGGAGGAAAGCTTGGAGAGGCGCTGGGGGGAGGAGAAGCTTCGTGCCATGACCAGTGTGGATGCAGAGGGCTGCTCCAGACTGCAGCTGGTGGCCCTGCCTCGCCTCCCTCCGGCCCTCTTCACCCTCAGCCAGCTTCAGGTCCTCAAACTGGAGCTCATCACAGATGCCAGGTTTGCTGCGCAGGTGGCCAACATGACCTCACTCAG GGAGCTCCACCTCTACCACTGCACAGCAGCTGTGGATCCCAGTGCACTTGGAGTCTTCCAGGAGCGTCTGGAGGTCCTCCACCTCACCTTTACTCAGGTGTCAGAGATCCCCAGCTGGGTCCTCTCCCTCCGCAGCCTGCATGAGCTCCACCTCTCTGGCCGCCTCAGTAGTGATGGTGGGATGGGCCGCAGCTGGGCATTGGGGAGCCTCCGCCAATTGCGTCACCTCCGTGTGCTGGTGATTCGAGGAATGCTACAGCGGATCCCTGGGGAGCTGTGTGAGGTGGCAGGCAGCTTGGTGAGGCTGGAGATCTACAACGAGGGCACCAGGCTGCTTGTCCTGACAGGCTTGAAGCGGATGGTGGacctgacagagctgctgctgcaggactgCCAGCTAGAGCGTTTGCCCTCTGCCCTGCTGGCGCTCACCAACCTGCGGACTCTCAACCTGCAGCATAATAACTTGAGAACTCTGGAGGAACTGCTTAGCCTGGCTCATCTGCGACGTCTTTCTTGCCTCAGACTTGCCTATAACCGTGTTCTGGCGCTGCCGGCCAGTGTTGGTGTGCTGCGAGGCCTGGAGCTCCTAGATCTATCCAATAACCGGCTCCAGAGCCTTCCCCCAGCACTCTTCACTCTTCGCTGCCTTCGTAGGCTCTTTCTGGCTGGTaacctgctggaggagctgcctGCAGAGGTAAAGGCACTGCAGCTGCTTACAGAGCTGGACCTCAGCGGGAACAGGCTAGAGCGCCTTCCTCCTGAGCTATTCAATAGCTGTTTGGAGCTGCGCATCCTTAATGTGGCTTACAACTCTCTTAGTTCATTACCCAGGGGgattgcagctttaagtcagTTGGGCAGGATGGACTTGCGCAGCAACAATCTGGAGGAACTGCCTGCTGAATTGGGCTGCTGCTCTGGGCTGCATGGAGGTGGTCTCCTGGTGGAAGACtggctgtttctttctttgcctcCCCATGTCAGGGACTCGCTGAGCCGTTCTTGCCCCCCCTCTGGCACATACTCAGAGGGTCATTCCCGGCCAGAGTCCGACAGTTTCCCATACTTCTCTCCTACACAGTGGagcttctcctctgctctggaATCACAGATATAA
- the ddx39ab gene encoding DEAD (Asp-Glu-Ala-Asp) box polypeptide 39Ab gives MAENDVDNELLDYEEDEEPQGAPESEAPAGKKEVKGSYVSIHSSGFRDFLLKPELLRAIIDCGFEHPSEVQHECIPQAILGMDILCQAKSGMGKTAVFVLATLQQIEPVDGQVSVLVMCHTRELAFQISKEYERFSKYMPTVKAAVFFGGMAIKKDEDVLKKNCPHIVVGTPGRILALIRNKTLPLKNVKHFVLDECDKMLEQLDMRRDVQDIFRSTPHEKQVMMFSATLSKEIRPVCRKFMQDPMEVFVDDETKLTLHGLQQYYSKLKDSEKNRKLFDLLDVLEFNQVVIFVKSVARCIALAQLLLDQNFPAIAIHRGMAQEERLSRYQQFKDFQRRILVATNLFGRGMDIERVNIVFNYDMPEDSDTYLHRVARAGRFGTKGLAITFVSDETDAKTLNDVQDRFEVNVAELPDEIDISSYIEQSR, from the exons ATGGCTGAGAATGATGTTGATAACGAGCTGCTCGAttatgaagaagatgaagagccTCAAGGAGCCCCTGAGAGTGAAGCCCCTGCAGGCAAGAAGGAGGTGAAGGGTTCCTACGTTTCCATCCACAGCTCCGGCTTCAGAGATTTTCTGCTCAAACCAGAGCTGCTCCGTGCCATCATTGATTGTGGTTTTGAGCATCCGTCTGAAG TCCAGCATGAATGCATCCCACAAGCTATCCTGGGCATGGACATCCTGTGCCAAGCCAAATCTGGTATGGGCAAGACGGCCGTGTTTGTGCTGGCCACACTGCAGCAGATTGAACCTGTTGATGGACAG GTGTCTGTATTAGTCATGTGCCACACACGAGAGCTGGCCTTCCAGATCAGTAAAGAGTATGAGCGCTTCTCCAAGTACATGCCCACAGTAAAGGCAGCAGTATTCTTTGGTGGCATGGCCATCAAGAAGGATGAGGACGTCTTGAAGAAGAACTGCCCTCATATTGTTGTCGGAACGCCGGGCCGCATCCTCGCTCTCATCCGGAACAAGACCCTCCCTCTGAAGAACGTCAAGCACTTTGTCCTGGACGAGTGCGACAAAATGCTGGAGCAGCTAG ATATGAGGCGTGACGTACAGGACATCTTCAGGAGTACACCTCATGAGAAGCAGGTCATGATGTTCAGCGCAACCCTGAGTAAGGAGATCCGACCAGTCTGCCGCAAATTCATGCAAGAT CCCATGGAAGTATTTGTGGATGACGAGACCAAACTCACACTCCACGGCCTGCAACAGTACTACTCCAAGCTGAAGGACAGCGAGAAGAACCGCAAGCTCTTTGACCTGCTTGACGTGTTGGAGTTCAACCAG GTGGTGATCTTTGTCAAGTCAGTCGCGCGCTGCATCGCTTTGGCTCAGCTTCTGCTGGACCAAAATTTTCCTGCCATTGCCATCCACAGGGGAATGGctcaggaggagag ACTGTCTCGCTATCAGCAATTCAAGGACTTCCAAAGGCGGATCCTGGTGGCCACTAACCTCTTTGGCCGAGGCATGGACATTGAGCGGGTCAACATCGTCTTCAACTACGACATGCCAGAAGATTCTGACACCTATTTGCACAGG GTTGCCCGTGCTGGTAGGTTCGGGACCAAAGGGCTGGCTATAACCTTTGTGTCGGACGAGACCGACGCCAAGACCCTGAACGATGTGCAGGACCGCTTCGAGGTCAACGTGGCCGAGCTGCCGGATGAGATTGACATCTCCTCTTACA TCGAGCAGTCCAGATGA
- the LOC139300112 gene encoding CCN family member 1, translating to MRILLLFGVLQAVTVGLVTAGCPVVCECPAGPPSCPPGVSSVPDGCGCCKVCAAQLNHDCHEGRPCDHHKGLECNYGNDVGRTHGICRAKAEGRSCEYNGRIYQNGENFRAGCKHQCTCIDGAVGCVPLCPSHVPLASPSCPAPQLVKVPGQCCLSIDCHRGTTIVPPVHRRPQPPAYPPYPFIPYPAYPYPKPYPKPYRKLYPYKPKKEKDTLGNELVDVGRKWDKPRGNKHLAAWRQVGDQCVVQTTSWSQCSRSCGMGISSRVTNDNARCKLIKETRLCNIRPCSSMSIPVKKGRKCSRTHKAPEPHRLSYAGCRSTRLYRPNYCGVCRDGRCCSPRRTRTASVTFACPDGERFNRSVMFIQSCKCSDECNHLNEAAMPPQRWLYGDTHKFID from the exons ATGAGGATACTGCTATTATTTGGTGTCCTGCAAGCGGTGACAGTCGGCTTG GTGACGGCTGGCTGTCCAGTGGTGTGTGAGTGCCCGGCAGGGCCTCCGTCCTGTCCCCCAGGGGTCAGCTCAGTCCCGGACGGCTGCGGCTGCTGCAAGGTGTGTGCCGCTCAGCTCAACCATGATTGCCACGAAGGACGGCCCTGTGACCACCATAAAGGCCTGGAGTGCAACTATGGCAACGATGTGGGCCGTACCCATGGCATCTGCAGGG CAAAGGCAGAGGGCCGCTCATGCGAATACAACGGGCGGATTTATCAAAATGGCGAGAATTTCCGCGCTGGTTGCAAGCACCAGTGCACCTGCATCGATGGGGCAGTGGGCTGTGTGCCCCTTTGCCCCAGCCATGTGCCCCTGGCATCCCCTTCCTGTCCTGCTCCGCAGCTGGTCAAGGTGCCAGGCCAGTGTTGCCTCAGCATCGACTGCCACAGGGGGACGACCATCGTGCCCCCAGTGCACCGCCGACCCCAGCCTCCAGCGTACCCGCCTTACCCCTTCATTCCCTACCCGGCCTACCCTTACCCAAAGCCGTACCCGAAACCTTACCGGAAGCTGTACCCCTACAAACCCAAAAAGGAGAAGGACACCCTGGGCAACGAGCTGGTGGATGTGGGGCGCAAGTGGGACAAGCCACGTGGAAACAAGCACCTGGCGG CCTGGAGGCAGGTGGGAGATCAGTGCGTGGTTCAGACTACTTCCTGGTCCCAGTGTTCTCGGAGCTGTGGGATGGGCATCTCCTCTCGTGTTACCAATGACAATGCCCGGTGTAAGCTGATCAAGGAGACGCGTCTGTGCAACATTCGGCCCTGCAGCTCCATGTCTATCCCTGTCAAG aaaggaaggaagtgCTCCCGTACCCATAAGGCCCCCGAGCCACACCGCCTGTCCTACGCCGGCTGCAGGAGCACTCGCCTGTACAGGCCCAACTACTGCGGTGTGTGCAGGGACGGCCGTTGCTGCTCACCCCGCCGTACACGCACTGCCAGTGTGACCTTCGCCTGCCCTGACGGCGAACGCTTCAACAGGTCTGTGATGTTCATCCAGTCCTGCAAGTGCAGCGACGAGTGCAACCATCTCAACGAGGCGGCCATGCCTCCACAGCGATGGCTCTACGgagacacacacaagttcattgACTAG